In the Ficedula albicollis isolate OC2 linkage group LGE22, FicAlb1.5, whole genome shotgun sequence genome, ttcatggaatcatggaagggtttgggttgggagggacctcagagctcatctcattccacccaTTGCCATGGgaggacaccttccactagcccagggctctccagcctgaagggcagggactccttccactgtcgcagggtgctccaagcctgtCCAGCCTTGgacagttccagggatggggcagccccagcttctcaGAATAATCCAtcccagggcctccccaccctcacaaccaggaattccttcccaaaatcccatccatccctgccccctggcagtgggaagctgcGGACACCGCTGAAGGCTCAAGGAAAACCCCACGCCGggtttttcccaggctgttggctttctcagctccagctcggaCCTTTCTTGGGCTGGAGACTTTCCCAGAGATaaacaagggaaggaaggaCGAATAGCACAGACTGACACCCGATGAAGTGCTGCTGGTCAcagaggtgctgtgctgggcgCGGATTTGCAGAAGGCACGTTTTCAAAGAGGCGCTGCCCTCTTGGCCCAACGAGCCTTTCCTGTCGAGCATGGCACGATCTACCCTTCCTTCCACAAACCGCTGCTCCTACTGCCTGGGAGGAATCCACGCCTGTGTGTGTTACTGCTGCATTAGCCATTCCTAGTCTGCCAGCGGCAGGGAGCCGTGCCCTGTGTCCTGGCGCTGCTCCaggcccctctccagctctccatcAGGTCAGGACTGGGGCGCTGGATGTTTCTTTCCCTGCACAATCCcgcccctctccctgctcccggcACCTCTTTGTGTTGATGAGCCAGTGCACGAAGTCCTTGGCCTTCATCCTGTCCAGGTACCGCGTGAAGTCACTCGTGAAGGTCCCCTCTGAGTGTCTCTTGATGAGGGACGGGAAGCTCGGGGAGTTCTGGGCTCCAAACAACTTCCATCTGCTCGGGGTGGgaggagaaagcaggaaaatggggTTTGATGAACACCCCAGCAGGATCCTCCCAcaggaggtgcccagggcagggctgtgccctccaaaccctgtccctgtgcagagcaTCCCCCAGAAAAGACGGAATAGTGCAGATGAATAAATCTGGGATATTTAATGTGATTGCTACAAATCAAGCACACAATTCTCCTTTCAGTTTCTGGAGATTTGCCAAGCCTGGCCTGGACTTTCCTGGCACCCAATATATCACTGTCCTGTCCCAAATAATccccctctgtcctgctctctgAATCCTAACCCCCACCCTGGTCCCAACGTGGGGCTGCTCTCAGGTTTGGGtcatcctcctgcagcaccagggtgATTTGGGGATTTACCACAGACGGTTCCCAAAGGACTTTGTGCCATGGGAGCACCAGCCCAgagggggctcagccccagcctggtgcCCCTGCTCTGACCCAGCCAGGAAATCCCAGGATTCCCGACAGAGGAATgtccagggctgtggggagccagGAGGGTTCGTTTGGGTCCATACAAAATAAACAGGAACACTGGAATAGGGAGAGGTGTGGAAGCCAGTGGGGCTGATGGgcctgccagagctctgcccacagccctgccctggtggGATGTTCTTTGAATGGGGCTTCCCTTGGATAGGATGTCCCTTGAATGGGCTGTGATCAGCTCATCGACCCTCCTGGAAAGACGCCCCTCAGGCTGGCACATCCCCCCTGCCATGGTGAGCTATCCCCAAAGGATTCAGTGATCCCACCACGCCTCAGGACCCACGGCAACCCTTTGTAACCCATTGGTCTTTCCCCGTTGGTACCAGCCTTGCTTTCCCCCATAAATACCCTGgcttttcccccacccccccccccccccccccccccccccccccccccccccccccccccccccccccccccccccccccccccccccccccccccccccccccccccccccccccccccccccccccccccccccccccccccccccccccccccccccccccccccccccccccccccccccccccccccccccccccccccccccccccccccccccccccccccccccccccccccccccccccccccccccccccccccccccccccccccccccccccccccccccccccccccccccccccccccccccccccccccccccccccccccccccccccccccccccccccccccccccccccccccccccccccccccccccccccccccccccccccccccccccccccccccccccccccccccccccccccccccccccccccccccccccccccccccccccccccccccccccccccccccccccccccccccccccccccccccccccccccccccccccccccccccccccccccccccccccccccccccccccccccccccccccccccccccccccccccccccccccccccccccccccccccccccccccccccccccccccccccccccccccccccccccccccccccccccccccccccccccccccccccccccccccccccccccccccccccccccccccccccccccccccccccccccccccccccccccccccccccccccccccccccccccccccccccccccccccccccccccccccccccccccccccccccccccccccccccccccccccccccccccccccccccccccccccccccccccccccccccccccccccccccccccccccccccccccccccccccccccccccccccccccccccccccccccccccccccccccccccccccccccccccccccccccccccccccccccccccccccccccccccccccccccccccccccccccccccccccccccccccccccccccccccccccccccccccccccccccccccccccccccccccccacaggcCCCCCCAGCAGGCTGTAGACCCCCTTAGAAGCCTGTAGACCCCCATCAGGCTGTAGACCCCCATCAGGCTGTCCCTTGCAGGACCCCCTCTCGGGGAAGGTTGGTGGCCCCCGGGTCGGAGCACTGGGCCCCCCAGACCCCCCCAGCAGCCGACAGAGAGGGACAAggcgctgccccagccccggcccggccccgtACCTGGCCAGGTGGCGCAGCTGCTCGGGAGCCAGCTGCCAGCCGGCCGGGATGAGCACGGCGAGCACCAGCCCGGACAGGTACAGCCAGCGCACCATCGGAGCTCTGCGGAGCAGAAACCGCGGACATCTCCCGCCTGCAGCCCCCGAGCCCCGCGGGACGCGGCGGCAGCACAGCCCGGGACTGGGACTGGCCCTGGTGGGACAGCCCCGTGATGGGCGGGGGTGAAAAATCCCACCCCGGCCGTTCCCCGCCGGCACGGGCACGCAGAGTGACGCCCAAAGGTAAAATTACCTGCAACGAACTTTATCCCAGACCTCCCTTCTCTATCTGGGGGTGACGTTCCTGTCCTGGAATTATCACCACAGCGCTGGAGAACTTTCCCACAGCTCGGAAAAGCACTTTCCAGATGAGCaggtttatttgtattttacgTTCCTTATTTCTGCTGGATACCTCAGGAATTCTGTGGGGATGAAATGCCACCTCCCACCCTTTATTTGCCAAAAATCAGACTTGTGTTGCCCATCACCAAATGCTTTCCTCATCTGGTTTGATTCTTTGGGAGAttgggagaaggaagggaggaagaggcACCTACCTTGGGCAAAGAGCGGCTCCCTCCACACCAGATCCgattttccttcttccagccGCTTCTGGCTGAactcttctccttcctgctgcttttaagCTTGTCTGGAGGATGCCCAGAGCTGACAGGTGGGTCACAGGGATCCTGCTTCTCCTTGCATGGGTCACTGTGAATCATTACAGCTTTGCTGGAgtggggctgctgcagaaaatatcCTTACTGGCGGATTCTCCACCTGACGCCttcaatgaattttttttttttttttttttacatcattgttgctgtttctcttgtatttgtggttttttccccccactttttGGACCAAAGCAGTGACCTGTGGGTTTCCTCCTCTCAGGTGAGGTGGCCTCTTGCTGGCACAGCGTGTCCTGCAGCGATTCCTCTGCCCACGGGCTGCCCTTTCCAGCACCTTCACTGGAGCTAcgacacaagaagaaaaaaagagcaaaggcGTAAATCAAGGGCTTGTGTCTCCAAACACTTCCTGCTGGGTGAAATTCCtggtgcagctcctcagccaggcAGGTCCCACTTGTGATCCGAGCCTGGAGTGGTTCCCTGAGTCCAGACCTGAAACTGGGGATTTTCCCCTGTGATTTATGGGGTTTGGGGGTGAGATGAGGCCCCATGAGGGGCAGTTCTGGATCCCCATGGGacatcccagctcagcccaggagcCCTGGGAACACCTGGAACTCGTTGGTTCATCGTTTTCCAGGGTGTCCCATGGGAACTGGGCTGGTTTGTTTGGTATCCTTGaatccagagaaggaaaaaggagaagagggaagctGAGGGCAGCCCTAAAGAGCTGGGTCTGGGCCTGGAGGAGGGTGAAGGCTCCCAGGTGGGCCTGGGGCAGAGCCCTCAGCTCCCTGAAGAGCCAGGTGGGCTCCTGAGGTCTCTGCATTCAGACTGTGGATGGCAGGAGGCGTTTCCAGGGCACTTTTGAGATCTCTGGGGGGTTTCCACCAAGGAAGAATATCCAGGATTTGGTGTTTGGGGTCTGAACGTGCCTTTTCTCCAGACAGTGGGAGACAGGAGCACTACAGACTCTGCtggtgggagagctgggctctgtctgtcCCACCTGGAGGGATGAGGGCTCCAGGTCCaatttctctgctcctttctgtgCTCTCCCCCCAGAACCTTTCTGCTCGTGCCTGGCTAATTATTGTCATTCCAGCAGCGAGAGTTCTGTAATTACTGCCACTGTCAAAATAAGGTCAGTGTGGGGAGGACGCTCATCCTGAGGAGCCTTTAATGAGGGACCTTGGAGGGAGCTGCCATCACCCGAGGGAGGGGGACATTAATTAGCTGAGTGTGGGGAGGACAGGGCCAGCTCTCCTGCCCGTCACTGGGGTGGGATGTTTGTAATTAATGCCACCAAATTAGCTCATGATGTCACTGTTTGCAAAGTCCCCCCGGCGCTGCCTGCGGAGGTGGCGGCTCGGGGAGGGGagatccagcccagctcagcccagctcctcttGTGGCTCCTCGGTGTTCCTGCTGGAGTGCCCTCAGGAAATGTCCCACGGGACCTTTTCTCCACAGCCCCGGGTGATTTTCTGTAGCCCTTTGGGACGCGGTGCTTTCCCCATCCCGCTCATGCTTcaccctttcccagctggatggGGTTCCCAGGggctctcccaggctggaggagcacaACGGGCAGGATCCTGAGCTTGGGGATCCCGCAGAGCCGAACTCATCCCAGTTCGGGACTTGGAGAGGTTTTTGCGGACAGCAGGTGGCAGCGTTCTTCTGTCCGTCCTTCTGCGCCCGTCCTTCCTCTGCCCATCCTTCCTCCGCTGCCCTTCACCatcctcccccctcctcctcccccctcccagGCTCCAGAGCTCCCGTCCTGCCCCTCCAAGGGCTGTGGTGATTCCCTCTTTTTGGGGGTGGGAGGCCCCAGGTTGGGGGTGCTGCCGGTGACATCACAGTGACATCACAGTGACATCACAGTGACATCACAGACGGATTGGGACGGTTTGGGGTCAAACTCTGGctctgggagcatccctggagaagcagctttGAGGCCACCAGAgcatcctgtgctgctggaacagaGACCAAAGAGCTGGTGAGCGAAAACTCCCGGGATGTGTCCAGGCTGCTCTAGAGCAGCTCACccactcccacccagcccttttcctatttcctctcccccccccccccccccccccccccccccccccccccccccccccccccccccccccccccccccccccccccccccccccccccccccccccccccccccccccccccccccccccccccccccccccccccccccccccccccccccccccccccccccccccccccccccccccccccccccccccccccccccccccccccccccccccccccccccccccccccccccccccccccccccccccccccccccccccccccccccccccccccccccccccccccccccccccccccccccccccccccccccccccccccccccccccccccccccccccccccccccccccccccccccccccccccccccccccccccccccccccccccccccccccccccccccccccccccccccccccccccccccccccccccccccccccccccccccccccccccccccccccccccccccccccccccccccccccccccccccccccccccccccccccccccccccccccccccccccccccccccccccccccccccccccccccccccccccccccccccccccccccccccccccccccccccccccccccccccccccccccccccccccccccccccccccccccccccccccccccccccccccccccccccccccccccccccccccccccccccccccccccccccccccccccccccccccccccccccccccccccccccccccccccccccccccccccccccccccccccccccccccccccccccccccccccccccccccccccccccccccccccccccccccccccccccccccccccccccccccccccccccccccccccccccccccccccccccccccccccccccccccccccccccccccccccccccccccccccccccccccccccccccccccccccccccccccccccccccccccccccccccccccccccccccccccccccccccccccccccccccccccccccccccccccccccccccccccccccccccccccccccccccccccccccccccccccccccccccccccccccccccccccccccccccccccccccccccccccccccccccccccccccccccccccccccccccccccccccccccccccccccccccccccccccccccccccccccccccccccccccccccccccccccccccccccccccccccccccccccccccccccccccccccccccccccccccccccccccccccccccccccccccccccccccccccccccccccccccccccccccccccccccccccccccccccccccccccccccccccccccccccccccccccccccccccccccccagagcagctcacccACTCCCACCCTGCCCTTTTCCTATTTCCCCTCTAGAGCAGCTCACccactcccacccagcccttTTCCTGGTCCCCTTTTAGAGCAGCTCACCCACTCCCACCCAACCCTTTTCCTATttccccacagagcagctcaccCACTCCCACCCTGCCCTTTTCCTgttcccccagcagctcccccacTCCCACCCAACCCTTTTCCTggtcccccagcagctcccccactcccacccagcccttTTCCTGGTCCCCCAGCAGCTCACCCACTCCCACCCTGCCCTTTTCCTggtcccccagcagctcccatgcTCTCCAGGAgtggggaggggcagcaggagcccaggctgctcccatgGGGGCCGTGGGACATGGTCCTGCTGGGACTGCCCAGAATCAGGGTGGGAACCTGATGAGTtcatcatggaatcacagatgATTTGGCTTTGAGGGAACCTCCAATCCAGTTCCAcatctctgccatgggcagggaagtTTATGCTTAAACCTGCTCTTAAATTTAACCTGGATTGCTGAGGTGGGGCCGAACCAGGGGATGCTTCATTTTGAGGGGGTTTATGGCTAACAGGGAGGAATGAAGGCTTTGGCTTCACCTTGGCTCCTCTGAGAGACCTTTGCtgcccacagagcccagcctggggtctaacccagggcagggactggaAAACGTCCCCCAGCCATGGTTCCAAGCCTGGAGCCCTGGGAATCTGCACTTTTCACCCCCATTTTCCTCATGAAGGAGTTTGtggcctcctcctccccagcacagctggagtggCCAAGGCAAACTGGCAAAGAAAAACCTCCTTGGGTCACTGGTTCCACCTGGAACCTCCCTGGTGACGCTCAGTGCCTGGGTTTGGTCTCAGCAttttttgggctggtttttttctgttttgctttgcaggTATTGAAGAGCCAAGGGAGGGGCCATTGCAGAGTGAAACTCTGTGTTCTCTCAGGTATTTTGGCAGCTCTGAAGGGCTGGGGATTATTTCCTCTCCCCTTTGTGCCTGGTTTTTAGGCAGGAAACACCTTGGAGGTGATGTCCCACAGGCTTGgtgccagggaggagcagagtgggaaCCTGAGATGGTGCCAAGAGTGGGACCTGATGGGCTGAGCTGTGAGAAGTCAAAAGTTGAGCCCTTCCCAAAACCCAGCTCAGGCTGATCCCCGTGGTGGATCCCCATTTCTGATGGATTTATGACTCTTCTCACATTGCTGGTGACAAACTGGGTGAGGCCCCTCTCATCCCCAGTGCTCTCCTGGTGCCTTCCCAAGCTCCCCAAACTCTGAATGTCCACGACCCCTGGACATGGAGCCACTGGGGCCAAGGGCACCTTTCCCCATGGGAAACAGCCTGGAGAGGGGCACTGGGGGTTTCATCagtggggcttggagcagaaACCAGTTTGAGCCctttgctgggctgggagatgggTGAGAAACCAGGATTGGCAGGTGAAACGTTTTGGGGTCCAGCATGGGGCTGTCAGCCCTGGGATCTGGACACCTGTGGGTCCCCAGGCACGGTGACAcaggtgctgtccctgctcctcctcaccctGGGAGCTGGTCTTGGGGTCAGGCTGGAGCCTCAGTGCTCTCACCTGGCGAACATTTCACCTCTTCTGGCTGAACCCTCGGCCTTGGTGGGTGGAGCAGGGCACGGGACACACCCAGCTGAGCCCCCACTGCAAAAAACCTGGGCTACAGGTCCTGCATGGTCTGCAGCCCTGGCCCTTCTTGTTTTCCCCTGACCCCTGTTCCTCCTCAGTGATCCCTGACCCTCCTCAGTGACCCCTGTCCCTCCTCAGTGACCCCTGTTCCTCCTCAGTGACCCCTGTCCCTCCTCAGTGACCCCTGTTCCTCCTCAGTGACCCCTGTCCCTCCTCAGTGACCCCTGTTCCTCCTCAGTGACCCCTGTCCCTCCTCAGTGACCCCTGTTCCTCCTCAGTGACCCCTGTCCCTCCTCAGTGACCCCTGTTCCTCCTCAGTGACCCCTGTCCCTCCTCAGTGACCCCTGTTCCTCCTCAGTGACCCCTGTCCCTCCTCAGTGACCCCTGTTCCTCCTCAGTGACCCCTGTCCCTCCTCAGTGACCCCTGTTCCTCCTCAGTGACCCCTGACCCTCCTCAGTGACCCCTGTTCCTCCTCAGTGACCCCTGACCCTCCTCAGTGACCCCTGTTCCTCCTCAGTGACCCCTGACCCTCCTCAGTGACCCCTGTTCCTCCTCAGTGACCCCTGACCCTCCTCAGTGACCCCTGTTCCTCCTCAGTGACCCCTGACCCTCCTCAGTGACCCCTGTTCCTCCTCAGTGACCCCTGACCCTCCTCAGTGACCCCTGTTCCTCCTCAGTGACCCCTGACCCTCCTCAGTGACCCCTGTTCCTCCTCAGTGACCCCTGACCCTCCTCAGTGACCCCTGTTCCTCCTCAGTGACCCCTGACCCTCCTCAGTGACCCCTGTTCCTCCTCAGTGACCCCTGACCCTCCTCAGTGACCCCTGTTCCTCCTCAGTGACCCCTGACCCTCCTCAGTGACCCCTGTTCCTCCTCAGTGACCCCTGACCCTCCTCAGTGACCCCTGTTCCTCCTCAGTGACCCCTGACCCTCCTCAGTGACCCCTGTTCCTCCTCAGTGACCCCTGACCCTCCTCAGTGACCCCTGTTCCTCCTcagtgacccccccccccccccccccccccccccccccccccccccccccccccccccccccccccccccccccccccccccccccccccccccccccccccccccccccccccccccccccccccccccccccccccccccccccccccccccccccccccccccccccccccccccccccccccccccccccccccccccccccccccccccccccccccccccccccccccccccccccccccccccccccccccccccccccccccccccccccccccccccccccccccccccccccccccccccccccccccccccccccccccccccccccccccccccccccccccccccccccccccccccccccccccccccccccccccccccccccccccccccccccccccccccccccccccccccccccccccccccccccccccccccccccccccccccccccccccccccccccccccccccccccccccccccccccccccccccccccccccccccccccccccccccccccccccccccccccccccccccccccccccccccccccccccccccccccccccccccccccccccccccccccccccccccccccccccccccccccccccccccccccccccccccccccccccccccccccccccccccccccccccccccccccccccccccccccccccccccccccccccccccccccccccccccccccccccccccccccccccccccccccccccccccccccccccccccccccccccccccccccccccccccccccccccccccccccccccccccccccccccccccccccccccccccccccccccccccccccccccccccccccccccccccccccccccccccccccccccccccccccccccccccccccccccccccccccccccccccccccccccccccccccccccccccccccccccccccccccccccccccccccccccccccccccccccccccccccccccccccccccccccccccccccccccccccccccccccccccccccccccccccccccccccccccccccccccccccccccccccccccccccccccccccccccccccccccccccccccccccccccccccccccccccccccccccccccccccccccccccccccccccccccccccccccccccccccccccccccccccccccccccccccccccccccccccccccccccccccccccccccccccccccccccccccccctcctcagTGACCCCTGTTCCTCCTCAGTGATCCCTGACCCTCCTCAGTGATCCCTGTTTCTCCCTGGTCCTTCCTggtgctccctcctgctccttcacTCCCTGTGTGCTCCCAGCACGATTCCCTACAGTGATTCCCTAAGATTCCTTTATGGAGAAAGGACTTTTTGGGGACCTATCAGATGTTTTTGGGGAATCCTTGGGTGCAATGAGCAGCCTCAGGCCCCCAGGGCCCAGCACCAGTGATTGCTGGTTCATACTGGgaccctgcaggagctgaactggggcagctctgggcatcgccagctgccagcactggtttagggtggctgtggggtggtTTTGGGTGGCTCAGGAATGGTTTTGGGATGGTTTGAGGTGGCTGTAGGGTGGTTTTGGGAGGCTGATGGTTGGTTTAGGATGGTTTTGGGATGCTTTGGGGTGGTTTTAGGATGGTTTTGGGAGGCTGTGGCGTGgtttgtggtggttttggggagctgtggggtggtTTGTGGTGGCTGAGGGATGGTTTTGGGAGGCTGTGGGGTGGTTTGTGGTGGCTgagggatggttttggggagctgtggggtggtttgtggtggttttgggAAGCTGTGGGGTGGTTTGTGGTGGCTGAGGGATGGTTTTGGGAGGCTGTGGGGTGgtttgtggtggttttgggAGGCTGTGGGGTGGTTTGTGGTGGCTGAGGGATGGTTTTGGGCGGCTGTGGGGTGGTTTTGGCCCAGCACCTCAGTGGTTTCACACCTGCAGCCTCACAGCCGCTGGGCTCAGGGTGGGGTGAGGtttatttcccttctttatCTGAGATAGAGGCAGATGGTGGTTAATGGTTTATCCTGGTTAAAGGCTTATTTCTGTTAATTGTCCCTCTAGCTTTGAGTGTGGAAAACCATCAGGGTTTTGTTTCCCTGacccttcctcctgcccacaACTCTGTGGAAATCTTAGACACCCTCCCGAGGCAGCTCCCCTCATGCACGAGCCAAAAATCTTCAGCGGAGTCTGGAGCAAATGTGGCCAAGTTTTAATTTGCCCCTCTTGCAGGCTTGGGGATGATTAAACAACCCAAGTACTCCAAAGCCTGAAAAAACCCTCTTAGGGCcctttttgctgtttgcagtgcTTTTAGCTGGGCATCAATCACCTGTAACGGCTGATGAAACCTGATGGGGCCGTAAATCTGCCCTGCTTTGCATTCAAGTGCAGCAATTAATCCTGGGGGGTGTGGCTGCAATTAGATGACAAATTGTGCCTCCAGATTCACTTGCCTGCTTGGACAGAAGCCGCCCGTGTTTGCTCAGCCGCCGAGcttggctgggctgctgctcttcccccgGGGATGGAATGGAGAGCCCCgggggctgtgagcacagccgGGACCCTTCggcctcagc is a window encoding:
- the LOC101809951 gene encoding glucagon-like; the encoded protein is MVRWLYLSGLVLAVLIPAGWQLAPEQLRHLARWKLFGAQNSPSFPSLIKRHSEGTFTSDFTRYLDRMKAKDFVHWLINTKRYN